In Ooceraea biroi isolate clonal line C1 chromosome 1, Obir_v5.4, whole genome shotgun sequence, the genomic stretch CATATCCAGTAGTGCCACCAACGGTATACAAGTAAGGATTATGACACACCAGAGCCTGCTCATGGAAATAAGTAACCATAAATAAGTATCATAAAATTCAAAACAAGTGTAtccaaataataaataataacgatgAAGTTACCTGTCCATACTGAGGCTCAGGTGAATCACCCGTGGCTGGCACAACCTTCATTATACCGTCATCGACGTTGCAGACATATAACTGATTACTGCACCGTTCGCCAAATGGTACACCAGTACCACCATATACCATTAACATATTGCCACATAATACCATCGCGTTCGATGCCAGTTCGTTTGGCATGCTGTCCTGACCAGGTAATCGTTTCCACTGCTCGCTCACCAAATTGTAGCGCCATAACTCTTTGAAGAGTGGCTTGCTGGCTACCCATGTCTGATCGTCACGCATATCTGGATCGGTGTCAGACACGCAAGGATTAAAACCACCATACGAGTATAGGTGTCGATGATCGCACGCGACTCGATGACCACTGCGTGCTTTCGGACACTCCAGACCCTTTGCCTTATGCTTAGTAATCACAAGTGGCTTGAACTTGTACATGTTCCTtcgtttttttacttttccaCTCATTGCCACGGTCGCTGTCGTAAATGAAAAGTGCGGCAATTACGATAATTGTGGTGAAGCAGTCAAAACAGGTTAAATTAGAATGTATCTCTCGTTGAAGGTACTCCCCCGTGCGCTGTGGTCATTTTTAACCTCAGAAGCGTAATCTAACCTCTGCGTGCGCGTTGTTTATGATGACAGTCGTCCGCTAATGTGTTGTTTTTCTAGTACACTCTTGACAAACAGACTctggaaattattattcgagacagcttttaattattttcgaggTGCTTATGGGCACCAAATGATTTCCGTTAAATGCTTTCCCGTAGTTTTCAAGTTCACTAAATATAACACAACAAAACGACTGAACAAGATCACACACAGCAAATGATCTCTTACTTCTGCTTAGTTTTCACAATTATAGTTGCAGTTGCAACATGCGCCGCTTACTCTTTCATAACAGCCAAATCGTTCTTCTCAATTGTGCTCTCCTCCAATTttgtctttcttcttttcctgcttcgaagattaattatatgtttacTTCATTCTGCGTGAAAAGAATATACCGGAGATACGGAAAATATACCCGTGACGTTCGGATTCGAGCGCAATACACGCGTTCTATACACTAGCGGGGGGACGACATTTTTAGAAATTGtctttctaaataaaaaaagctcACCAAAGAGTAGGCATTTACAAAGCTCGGAAACatcaaagtgaaaatttcTCCACATAATGCATATGATTTGCACTGCGCAAGTGCATTCATAAAAGAAGAGCGCTGATATTATCGACCGTTTTGAATAAAGTTcataagttattattattattttattttattattattttatttttaagctaCAAGGATAAATTTCTGATGAAACAGTGACCAGAAacgttataatatacatatacagttaTTCTTTAGTACATTCGAACGGTCGATAAAATGGTCGATATATCTCGTCGGTGTTtcaagtaaaaaaagaaagaaagtgttttgaaatatttgtagCGCTAAGTGGACCCTTTAtcatatgattttatttatacacagAATTATAGGTTATCGTTACAGGCGAGGcgaataagtaataaattatttcgcgttACATTATGAAAATTTCAGTTCTTTGTTAGTgaataaaatacttaaaaaaatgaaagaaactcTACTTACAAATtgtgaaagaaattttataaacaaatgTATAGCAGAAGAAACGgtaaatttgtttttctttattaatttcttgttaTGAGAATCTTCTAAATAatgtgtttaatttttatataatattttcactcttttaatgtaattgatatataataataaatttatattttagcgATTAGATGGCCGAAAGTTATTGGAGCCACGGCCAGTGCAAATTTACTTTGGCTCTAATTGGGGCTGCTGCATGGTGTCTCTCGGTCATACAAAGTAAAACTTttgatatacatacattatctTAATAAGAATACATCTCTGATATTACAGGAtgtattataagaaattattttttgcagaGCTGTTGCTCAAGTGTCGTGTGACATACAACAGCCGAAAGCGTCTCGTCCTAATGAAGGCATGGTACGCATAAACGTTGAACTTGCTCCGTTAGCAGCACAACACTTTGAAAGTGGCAGACAATCTGAGGCAACTATATTACTCAGTAGACAGTTGGAGAAATGCTTTAAAGATTCAAAATGCGTAGATTTGGAATCTTTGTGTATCGTAGCAGATAAAAAGGTTACTGGGatattaactgttattataGATTGTACagtaatgtttaatatttatatatattgctgTACGACTTGTATGCTCTTTTAATTAGGTATGGAATTTGAGAATTGATATTAGTATCATAAATCATGATGGAAATCTGGTCGATTGCGCCTCCATAGCGACGCTTGCCGCTCTTATGCATTTCCATAGACCAGATGTCACCTCTACTGGCGAGGAGGTCATTATACATCCAGCTACCGAGAAAGATTTTCTTCCATTGACATTATTTCATTATCCAGTCTGCATATCTTTCATTACTTTTGAAAGGTTGGATAGTCTGTCAATAATTATCtctcaatttatattttgatcTAAGGAAGAAtcaattaatatgaaattgttcTAAATCTTACAGTGGTAAGACTGTAATGGATCCTACGTATGCGGAGGAGAGGATCGGTGTCGCTGAACTCACTTTTGGCATGAACTCTTATAGAGAACTTTGTAGCTTACATTTCGATTACTTGACGAAAACTATGATAATTGAGGATGCCATATCCGCTGTTTCCAGTCACGCGGCAAATTACGCGGCGAAATTGGTGCAGCAAATCAAGGATGTAGTGATTAAGGATGTACAATCAAGGTACAGTTTTGTGttgtttaaaacaattatgaaattattcttCTCCAAGTATATTTGagaaataacttttaaatttgGATAAAAGAAATGGGAtgaatgcaaattaatttatgatagTATTTTGAACGGTTTCATAGgtataaaaaagataacaGCGATGTATGCAGATTTAAAGAGAGCATtcagaaaagtaaaattacaaCAATGATTGGTGATCACGTTAACATCAAATTACGTAAATGGGACGCAATAGTTGTAGCCGAAGGTACATATTTAACTATTTAAGATGTAATCAtgaaattcatttttcaaatttagccaggttaattttgtttaattatcatttacatttaattaattgaaaattgacaAATAagagtaaattatatatattaagattaaatttaattcaatttaaaatatataatgtatattttaatataatataatgaaataatcacgtcttaattcaattattaaaaaacgtaCAGATGATCAAatggaaatagaaaataaagataaaagtcaaattataaaatatgaagaagGTACTGCTGAGTTGATATCTGATTACGATGTAAGTTTCCGATGAAGAATAGCATATTTATATAGAGGAATAACTTCTATtacttttaacattttatcaaTTCACTCCTTGATATTCTTATAGGATTTATGTAAAAAGGAAGAAGGTTCTAGCAGTATGTACGAGTCTGATTCTGACGATTTACAAATAGCCGAGGCGTCGACttcagagagaaaaaatataatcatagATTTAGGTatgaataatatcaatattattcttattagaCATATTCAAATCTAAAactcatttttttacattttagtGAATGAAGATAGCGATTAAGTAAGCCTGGGTCATGATGGATACGAAAAATATAGGAATATGGATAAcagaattaaaacaatttatttctcacTTTACGAGTTTTTACATTTCTCGAGAATCGCGCACCAGTTGCCTTGATCGTAATAGATCTCCTTAATCGAGGCTGCGGGCACTTCCGAGCACAATTTCGCGAGTTCGCCCTCCTGGAACACGTGATAATACCTCAGGAAGCGCTCGCCATCCTTCTTTTTCCAAGGTACCAACATATCGCTGTGCACAAAATTCGTTCTGTTTTCGTGAACCGGCAGTGTTACGCAACAGTCGGCGATCGTTTCGTGACCGATCGCACTCTGGTTGGTTTTCCTGTTCTCTTCTCTGCTCGTTTTGCCATACTTTAGATAGAATGAATCCGCGGAATCCTTACGCTGCTCCTTGGCCCACACGTAGATCAAGCACTTTCCAGTCGGCCTCAGCACTCGAGCCATCTCGGCGATGGCCCGTTGCCTACGCTCCCGCGTAGATAGATGGTGAATCACCGCAATGCTGATTGCCACATCAACAGACTCGTCTCTGTACGGCAGATACAGACAATCGCACTGGAGAATCTCGAAGCCCCGCTTACGACATATGTCCACTAGTCCAGAACTACGGTCGCATCCCATCTAAAACGTTCTCAGTATTAGTAATGTCaagtaaaacatttatttatttattattacatatattgggTATatggatatacagggtggggcaataactattaccaccttaaatatcttcgaatttataaggtccagaggaaaatttatgtaatcaaaattatacggtacgaagggggctaacatatggcgataataatttttgtcctggtggaggcgcttcgaagatatcaaggttaccttcatttttttaatgggttcggtatgttttttttccataatttcatagaggaatttaaaacaagtacggaactcatgacacaacattattgaacaagattaaatgtaaatgaaaacgataaaaaatacattttttttaatgcaactatgttattttattacgtgacgttttatctcttattttattattaatgtttataaaaggtGTTCGAAGTGATGGCCATTACTATCAATACAACACTGGATTCTTCTGATCACTGATTGGCTTGCTCTTCTAATAACGTCGGGAGCTATTGACGCACAGGCTTCAATGATCCGTTGTCGCATGATTTGAAGTGTAGTTGGTTCTTCTTTGTAGACTATGTTTTTTAGGGTTccccataaaaagaaatccagtggtgtcatgtcgacttgttcttcaaatgaatacatcttgcacgattgacttatctatcgatactacttttcatgtttatcttatcctgtgaacttattaaaatggccttcaaagggtctttgttttcattgaaataagtttacgtcactatttattttcatcgatgtatccgtttgaagaacaagttgatcctcatttacgaggaatgtcaaaatcaaaacattccgacaaaacatactaataaagcgtcatttcgtacatcttttagatgtaaatttcatttaatataaaaatgtattttttatcgttttcatttacatttaatcttgttcaataactTTGTGTCATGaattccgtacttgttttaagctcctctataaaattatggaaaaaaaacataccgaacccatttaaaaaaatgaaggtgaccttgatatcttcgaagcgcctccaccaggacaaaaattattatcgccatatgttagtccccttcgtaccgtataattttgattacataaatttttctctggaccttataaattcgaagatatttaaggtggtaatagttattgccccaccctgtatatttttttattacatattctggTCGATTGACTAATTGGAATGATTCATGTATAAAAAGCGGAAAgtactttatatatgttttgtCCTCTGGAAAGATATTTGCCATTTCCACAGCCCACGTCCAACAGCAGTGTACCCTCTTCCAAGCTTTCGAGAAACTTGGTAACATTAGGCCACTGCTTGCGCCTCGTCTCGCTAAAATGATTGGAGATTTCCTCATAAACCTGAaagcgaataataataaatgaaaatatttataagtgtTATAATTTCGAACAGGATTTCATGAGAGTTCTCATGATGGTTTACACAACATGACTGCAATCTACACACCTTGTGCACGTATGAATTCTCCAATCCTGATGCCGCCTTAGCGTCAATGAAGGTGGCAGTGTCGTGTCTCGCACTGTCGCAATGCTCTCTGAAACTGCAGCAACAGTCACCACGTCGCACCTTTCTGAAAGTAAAAGATACTCTGATGCCGCGTTCTCGCGTCGTGCTCCCGCTTTCCGTTTTAATTACGTCGTTGTGACGTGGGCAGATGCCGTGTGTCCATGCGTATCTCACTTCTCCCGCCATGATCAGTAATGATCTGGCTGGCAGAAGCACGTCGATCTTTTGTTCTCCCTTCTTGAAATTCATGACACACGCAGAGCCCAATGACAAGGATAATATTTCATCCTCGAAGACACTGTGAGTGTCAATGTGGGGCGGTATACCTTGAAACGTCACGCGATCAGAGATCTTTGTCAATGTAACGCAATAATCTAATCAGTCCATAAAGTTAAGTGACGTATTTTTCAAGACTTGTTTTTAAAGATAGAAAACTCGAGGGAAAAAAATCAGCTAGAtggtaaattattaatttaattaaatttgctttaatgattaaaataaattaaacggtTATAAGATTATGTTACAACCAAAAATAGCATCTAATTgcaaagagaaaaatcaatttctatTTAGTTAGAAGAAACCATAGATGTTCATATTTATAACTTTCCAgcatttttcagttttatacTGCAgtcaagaaataaattaaaaataaatattctttaccTATCTTGGTTTAAAATTCTTAAGATAGACAAGCATAAATTTATGGACTGATAAAACAAGTATTGAAACATTACCTTGTCCAGGTAAATATTTGTTGATAGTTAGCTGGTCATATGTATACTTATGCccatgtttattaaataaagtctGCAGAAATTTATACTCCCCTGGTATTGGAGCAATAGGTCTGTCGACATTCACCATATTCGTGCCATACTCGAATTCATACCCAAAGTGCTTTACTTGTCTATGTTTCAATTGCGAAGAGACAGATTCTGCAATATTTCAtgctttttttacttttaattcgtttttaattatattattattatgatataagTGCATTATACCACAATTGTCCCAATCAAGTGTTCTTAACAGATTTTCTTCTTGCTCTTTAGTTATAAAATTCTCTATTAATGTAAGACCAGGTGGAAGTGCAGAATCGGATGTGCTCCCATCTCGGTTAGGAACTAAAAGAAAGCATTATTGTCTGTTGTATTACATTATAGCATGTATTATAAttc encodes the following:
- the LOC105277868 gene encoding exosome complex component rrp45, with product MKETLLTNCERNFINKCIAEETRLDGRKLLEPRPVQIYFGSNWGCCMVSLGHTKAVAQVSCDIQQPKASRPNEGMVRINVELAPLAAQHFESGRQSEATILLSRQLEKCFKDSKCVDLESLCIVADKKVWNLRIDISIINHDGNLVDCASIATLAALMHFHRPDVTSTGEEVIIHPATEKDFLPLTLFHYPVCISFITFESGKTVMDPTYAEERIGVAELTFGMNSYRELCSLHFDYLTKTMIIEDAISAVSSHAANYAAKLVQQIKDVVIKDVQSRYKKDNSDVCRFKESIQKSKITTMIGDHVNIKLRKWDAIVVAEDDQMEIENKDKSQIIKYEEGTAELISDYDDLCKKEEGSSSMYESDSDDLQIAEASTSERKNIIIDLVNEDSD
- the LOC105277869 gene encoding alkylated DNA repair protein alkB homolog 8, which produces MFLSNEINVTSKGHNETSDKKSISKQKRAYHRLLRDMNIKCTDKSTQHLMICNAGLVTGIKRETLQYVLDALISKYALIMPSNKSYCFITCNSKEDATCVYNYVHGRIKLPGQNGPLYVCYTETVPNRDGSTSDSALPPGLTLIENFITKEQEENLLRTLDWDNCESVSSQLKHRQVKHFGYEFEYGTNMVNVDRPIAPIPGEYKFLQTLFNKHGHKYTYDQLTINKYLPGQGIPPHIDTHSVFEDEILSLSLGSACVMNFKKGEQKIDVLLPARSLLIMAGEVRYAWTHGICPRHNDVIKTESGSTTRERGIRVSFTFRKVRRGDCCCSFREHCDSARHDTATFIDAKAASGLENSYVHKVYEEISNHFSETRRKQWPNVTKFLESLEEGTLLLDVGCGNGKYLSRGQNIYKMGCDRSSGLVDICRKRGFEILQCDCLYLPYRDESVDVAISIAVIHHLSTRERRQRAIAEMARVLRPTGKCLIYVWAKEQRKDSADSFYLKYGKTSREENRKTNQSAIGHETIADCCVTLPVHENRTNFVHSDMLVPWKKKDGERFLRYYHVFQEGELAKLCSEVPAASIKEIYYDQGNWCAILEKCKNS